The following are from one region of the Lacinutrix sp. Bg11-31 genome:
- a CDS encoding amidohydrolase family protein, which produces MIKLLKNMNLRQIASSALLFVLTTTTATAQISFSSYALQNVNIIDVNTNDILYDYTIIINNDKISKILPSKNYSLNDTIPSIKLKGKFVVPGLIDSHVHFATDPTEERRDNAEKVLKEMLLTGITSVRDMAGDARALSSLSRNALVGDIVAPNIYYSSLMAGSKFFKDPRTLATAQGGVSGQMPYMKAIDDNSNILLEVAQAKGTGAKGIKLYALLTNQQIKTIVLEAKKQNIPVWSHASLIPTLPIDVVSSGVISISHSDMLVNQTYREKTNIPSSWKGTGALEMLPEFWDEEYSKLKLNSIFELMKQYNVVLDATLTVYESYKGLKNAHWRYEMAKRITREAKNAGVKVAAGSDSDQATFVQYEMKLLVNEAGFTPFEALVSATKNSAQATGIIDNQGTIEVGKKANLLFLNSNPVENIDHIDDLFMVIKNGKFYNKK; this is translated from the coding sequence ATGATAAAACTCTTAAAAAACATGAACTTAAGGCAAATTGCATCAAGTGCTCTTCTATTCGTTTTGACAACTACAACAGCAACCGCTCAAATAAGTTTTAGTTCTTATGCTTTGCAAAATGTCAATATTATTGACGTAAACACAAATGATATACTGTATGATTATACCATAATAATCAACAATGATAAAATTTCCAAGATTTTACCATCTAAAAACTATAGTCTTAATGATACAATTCCATCCATAAAATTAAAAGGAAAATTTGTAGTTCCTGGCTTAATTGATTCTCATGTTCATTTTGCAACAGACCCAACAGAAGAAAGAAGAGATAATGCAGAAAAAGTGCTTAAAGAAATGTTATTAACAGGTATCACTTCTGTTAGAGATATGGCTGGTGATGCGAGAGCTTTATCTAGTCTATCAAGAAATGCATTAGTGGGAGATATAGTAGCACCTAATATCTATTACTCTTCCTTAATGGCTGGTTCTAAGTTTTTTAAAGACCCAAGAACCTTGGCTACTGCACAAGGCGGAGTAAGTGGACAAATGCCTTATATGAAAGCTATTGATGACAATTCAAACATTCTTTTAGAAGTTGCTCAAGCAAAAGGAACTGGTGCAAAAGGCATAAAACTTTATGCATTGTTAACCAACCAACAAATTAAAACAATTGTTTTAGAAGCAAAAAAACAAAACATTCCAGTATGGTCTCACGCATCTTTAATACCCACTTTACCCATAGATGTAGTGTCTTCAGGTGTAATTTCTATTTCTCATTCAGACATGCTTGTGAATCAAACTTATCGAGAAAAAACGAATATTCCAAGTAGTTGGAAAGGAACTGGTGCGTTAGAAATGTTACCTGAATTTTGGGACGAAGAATACAGCAAGCTTAAACTTAATTCCATCTTTGAATTAATGAAACAATATAATGTGGTCCTTGACGCAACACTAACTGTTTATGAGTCTTATAAAGGTTTAAAGAATGCACACTGGAGGTATGAAATGGCGAAAAGAATAACTAGAGAAGCAAAAAACGCAGGTGTAAAAGTGGCTGCAGGTAGCGACTCTGACCAAGCGACATTTGTGCAATATGAAATGAAGCTATTAGTCAATGAAGCAGGTTTCACTCCTTTTGAAGCTCTTGTTTCTGCTACTAAAAATTCGGCACAAGCAACTGGAATTATTGATAACCAAGGAACCATTGAGGTTGGTAAAAAAGCAAATTTGCTTTTTTTAAATTCAAATCCTGTGGAAAATATTGATCATATAGATGACCTCTTTATGGTAATTAAAAATGGAAAGTTTTATAATAAGAAATAA
- a CDS encoding DUF4345 domain-containing protein, giving the protein MIKTKTDFINKIHLIISVSIVVPTAIIYGFKPELSFDMFLETIDEHNFYKAVMGLYLGFSALWVFGLFKASYLKTAIVTNIIFMLGLGFGRVVSILADGIPTFGYVFGVIAELFLGFYGLWVLNRINIEIKI; this is encoded by the coding sequence ATGATTAAAACAAAAACCGATTTCATAAATAAAATCCACCTAATAATTTCGGTAAGTATTGTTGTGCCAACAGCAATTATATACGGTTTTAAGCCAGAATTAAGCTTCGATATGTTTCTAGAAACAATAGATGAGCATAATTTCTACAAAGCAGTTATGGGATTGTATTTAGGGTTTTCAGCACTTTGGGTTTTTGGATTGTTTAAAGCCAGTTATCTTAAAACAGCTATTGTAACTAATATTATTTTTATGCTTGGCTTAGGTTTTGGAAGAGTTGTAAGTATTTTGGCAGATGGAATACCAACTTTTGGATATGTTTTTGGTGTAATTGCTGAATTGTTTTTGGGATTCTATGGACTTTGGGTTTTAAACCGAATTAATATAGAGATAAAGATTTAA
- a CDS encoding PID-CTERM protein-sorting domain-containing protein: MIQNKKIFASILFLLISFVCSAQTPPPPPLGPAGPVGLPIDSGLIALFAVGVLYGIYKMYRLKKKAI, from the coding sequence ATGATACAAAATAAAAAAATATTTGCCTCAATCTTATTTTTATTAATAAGTTTTGTATGCTCAGCTCAAACACCTCCACCACCTCCCTTAGGACCTGCTGGACCTGTAGGATTACCTATAGACAGTGGTTTAATTGCGTTGTTTGCAGTAGGCGTTTTGTATGGTATTTATAAAATGTATCGTCTTAAAAAAAAAGCAATCTAG
- a CDS encoding M20/M25/M40 family metallo-hydrolase, which yields MKYIIASLFLVFLSACKSETKEPINTVSIKEDVTFLASDALEGRQTGSDGEQKAAKYIAERFQNIGLQEKGTKGYLQTFSFRPKTDPHQKVNYTVKDGDSTITGTNVIGFIDNKAENTIIIGAHYDHLGLGAEGSLHRGEKAIHNGADDNASGVAVLLNLAEKLKAKNINNNYLFMAFSGEEMGLLGSNYFVKNPTIDTKKVNYMINMDMVGRLKADSTLAVYGVGTSPILKQTVTSNNSKFKIVAKESGVGPSDHTSFYNADIPVLHLFTGQHEDYHKPSDDTEKLNYEGMKTISNYIFEIITDLDNNGKLPFRETKNESDEVPKFEVGLGVTPDYLYDGLGMRIDGTRSNTPATNAGIQKGDIVMKMGTHDITDMMSYMKALASFKKGDSTKVIVKRDEELVEADVTF from the coding sequence ATGAAATACATAATCGCTTCACTTTTTTTAGTGTTTTTATCTGCTTGTAAATCAGAAACAAAAGAACCAATTAATACAGTTTCAATAAAAGAAGATGTTACTTTTTTAGCGTCAGATGCTTTAGAAGGCAGACAAACTGGAAGCGATGGAGAGCAAAAAGCAGCGAAATATATTGCAGAAAGATTTCAAAATATTGGTTTACAAGAAAAAGGAACAAAAGGGTATCTGCAAACGTTTTCATTTCGCCCAAAAACAGATCCACACCAGAAAGTAAATTATACTGTAAAAGATGGAGACAGTACAATTACAGGAACAAACGTTATTGGTTTTATAGATAACAAAGCAGAAAACACCATTATAATTGGTGCACATTACGATCATTTAGGTTTAGGCGCAGAAGGCTCGTTACATAGAGGTGAAAAAGCAATTCATAATGGAGCAGACGATAATGCAAGTGGAGTAGCAGTGCTTTTAAATTTAGCAGAAAAACTAAAAGCCAAAAACATAAACAACAACTATTTATTCATGGCTTTTTCTGGTGAAGAAATGGGATTATTAGGGTCTAACTATTTTGTAAAAAACCCAACTATAGATACAAAGAAAGTAAACTATATGATTAATATGGATATGGTTGGACGCTTAAAAGCAGATAGTACTTTGGCTGTTTATGGTGTTGGTACGTCTCCAATTTTAAAACAGACAGTAACATCTAACAATTCTAAATTTAAAATAGTTGCTAAAGAATCTGGTGTTGGACCAAGCGATCACACGAGTTTTTATAATGCAGATATTCCTGTACTACATTTATTTACTGGCCAGCATGAAGATTACCATAAGCCAAGTGATGATACCGAAAAACTAAATTATGAAGGAATGAAAACCATTTCTAATTACATTTTCGAAATCATTACAGATCTTGATAACAATGGTAAATTACCGTTTAGAGAAACAAAAAATGAAAGCGACGAAGTCCCAAAGTTTGAAGTTGGATTAGGTGTCACACCAGATTATTTATACGATGGATTAGGTATGCGAATAGATGGTACACGATCTAATACTCCAGCCACAAATGCAGGTATTCAAAAAGGAGATATTGTAATGAAAATGGGAACTCATGACATTACAGATATGATGAGTTATATGAAAGCCTTAGCAAGCTTTAAAAAAGGAGACTCTACCAAAGTAATTGTAAAACGAGATGAAGAATTGGTTGAAGCAGATGTTACTTTTTAA
- the pdxA gene encoding 4-hydroxythreonine-4-phosphate dehydrogenase PdxA → MKREEKIIVGISIGDLNGIGSEIVLKIFEDNRMLDFFTPVIFASTKTMTFVKNHFKLNINLNGINNANEILHGKVNVLNCWKENVNINFGKEDTKIGEYAIKSLESATKALKDKTIDVLVTAPINKSNIQSETFKFPGHTDYLAQELEGDSLMFMVTETLRVGLLTDHVPVKDVSSHISAELITKKIETVYNSLKKDFRISKPKIAVLGINPHTGDNGVIGTEDDTVMRPTLKKIKESGKLVFGPYAADSFFGSDNYKSFDAIIASYHDQGLIPFKTLSFGQGVNFTAGLNRIRTSPDHGTAYEIAGKGIADTGSFKEALFTAVSIFNNRNEFEELNKNPLTIGKRKRFDERKYESKKK, encoded by the coding sequence ATGAAGAGAGAAGAAAAAATAATTGTAGGCATCTCTATAGGAGATTTAAACGGTATAGGTTCAGAAATTGTATTAAAGATTTTTGAAGATAATAGAATGCTGGATTTCTTTACTCCAGTAATTTTTGCATCTACAAAAACAATGACTTTTGTTAAGAACCATTTTAAGTTAAACATTAATTTGAATGGTATAAATAATGCAAACGAAATTCTTCACGGTAAAGTAAACGTGCTAAATTGTTGGAAAGAAAACGTAAACATTAATTTTGGTAAAGAAGACACTAAAATAGGTGAGTATGCTATTAAATCTCTTGAAAGCGCAACAAAAGCTTTAAAGGACAAAACAATAGATGTGTTAGTAACAGCACCTATTAATAAAAGTAATATTCAGTCTGAAACCTTTAAATTTCCTGGGCATACAGATTATCTCGCTCAAGAACTAGAAGGAGATAGCTTAATGTTTATGGTTACAGAGACATTAAGAGTTGGTTTACTAACAGACCATGTCCCAGTAAAAGATGTTTCAAGTCATATCTCTGCAGAATTAATAACTAAAAAAATAGAGACTGTTTACAATTCTTTAAAAAAGGATTTCAGAATTAGTAAGCCAAAAATAGCTGTTTTAGGCATAAATCCTCATACAGGAGATAATGGTGTTATTGGTACAGAAGATGATACCGTAATGCGACCAACATTAAAAAAGATTAAAGAAAGCGGGAAATTAGTTTTTGGACCTTACGCAGCAGATAGTTTTTTTGGAAGTGATAATTACAAAAGTTTCGATGCTATAATCGCATCATATCACGATCAAGGTTTAATACCATTTAAAACATTATCGTTTGGTCAAGGTGTAAACTTTACTGCAGGACTAAATAGAATAAGGACATCGCCAGATCATGGCACAGCTTATGAGATTGCAGGTAAAGGTATAGCAGATACAGGTTCTTTTAAAGAAGCTCTTTTTACAGCTGTTAGTATTTTCAATAATAGAAATGAATTTGAAGAGCTAAACAAAAACCCTTTAACCATTGGTAAAAGGAAGCGTTTTGATGAAAGAAAATACGAGTCAAAAAAGAAGTAA
- the dusB gene encoding tRNA dihydrouridine synthase DusB, translated as MVKIDNIELPDFPLLLAPMEDVSDPPFRALCKEQGADVVYTEFVSSEGLIRNAAKSVMKLDIYEKERPVGIQIFGANMESMLETIDIVTASKPDIIDINFGCPVKKVVSKGAGAGILKDICLMEQLTAEMVKRTNIPITVKTRLGWDDDSIRIVEVAERLQDVGCKAIAIHGRTRAQMYKGDANWKPIAEVKNNPRMHIPVFGNGDVTTPELAMKMRDEYGLDGCMIGRATIGNPWFFKQVKHFFETGEHYRPITMQERVEAARRHLQMSIDWKGEILGVFETRRHYTNYFKGIPHFKEHRMKMVTSDASVDVFAAFDEVLEKFGDFQFTE; from the coding sequence TTGGTTAAAATAGACAACATAGAACTTCCGGATTTCCCATTACTTTTAGCACCAATGGAAGATGTTAGCGATCCACCTTTTCGTGCTTTATGCAAAGAACAAGGTGCAGATGTTGTGTATACCGAGTTTGTAAGTAGTGAAGGTTTAATTCGTAATGCGGCAAAAAGCGTTATGAAATTAGATATCTATGAGAAAGAACGACCTGTTGGTATTCAAATTTTTGGAGCTAATATGGAAAGTATGTTAGAAACCATCGATATTGTTACGGCTTCTAAACCAGATATTATCGATATTAATTTTGGTTGTCCCGTAAAAAAGGTAGTAAGTAAAGGTGCGGGAGCAGGCATTTTAAAAGACATCTGTTTAATGGAGCAGCTAACTGCCGAAATGGTAAAACGTACCAATATTCCAATTACCGTAAAAACACGTTTAGGTTGGGATGATGATTCTATTAGAATTGTTGAGGTTGCTGAAAGACTCCAAGATGTGGGTTGTAAAGCTATCGCAATTCATGGTAGAACTAGAGCGCAAATGTATAAAGGTGATGCAAATTGGAAACCTATTGCTGAAGTTAAAAATAATCCAAGAATGCACATTCCTGTATTTGGAAATGGAGATGTAACAACACCTGAACTCGCTATGAAAATGCGAGATGAATATGGTTTAGATGGCTGCATGATTGGTCGTGCAACAATTGGTAATCCTTGGTTCTTTAAACAAGTAAAACACTTTTTTGAAACAGGAGAACATTATAGACCAATTACTATGCAAGAACGTGTAGAAGCTGCTCGCAGACATTTACAAATGTCTATTGATTGGAAAGGAGAGATATTAGGTGTCTTTGAAACAAGAAGACATTATACAAACTACTTTAAAGGGATTCCACACTTTAAAGAACATAGAATGAAAATGGTAACTAGCGATGCGTCTGTAGATGTATTTGCTGCTTTTGATGAGGTACTTGAGAAGTTTGGTGATTTTCAATTCACGGAATAG
- the rbfA gene encoding 30S ribosome-binding factor RbfA encodes MKTEESQRQKKIGSVLQRDLVDILQTAATQGGMRGVIISVSKVSVTVDLSVAKVYLSIFPNNKAKELVEGIKSNQPFIRHELAQRTRNQLRRMPQLYFFVDDSLEHIDKIEQSLKGEDNPLKDPDLFKKRKKS; translated from the coding sequence ATGAAAACAGAAGAAAGTCAAAGACAAAAAAAAATAGGGTCGGTTTTACAACGCGATCTAGTAGATATACTACAAACAGCAGCTACTCAAGGTGGAATGCGTGGTGTTATTATTTCGGTATCTAAGGTTAGTGTAACCGTAGATTTATCGGTTGCAAAAGTATATTTAAGTATTTTCCCTAACAACAAAGCTAAGGAATTGGTAGAAGGCATAAAATCTAATCAGCCTTTTATTCGTCATGAATTAGCTCAACGTACAAGAAATCAATTACGCAGAATGCCACAACTTTACTTTTTTGTGGACGATTCTCTAGAGCATATTGATAAAATTGAACAATCTTTAAAAGGAGAAGACAACCCATTAAAAGATCCAGACCTTTTTAAGAAACGTAAAAAATCTTAA
- a CDS encoding riboflavin synthase codes for MFTGIIESLGHVTNLKKEKDNLHITVESAFTSELKIDQSVAHNGVCLTVVKIEGNNYTVTAIKETLDKTNIGNLKLSDTVNLERAMKLGDRLDGHIVQGHVDQIAQCINVKETEGSWLFTFKYDSSLSNITIEKGSVTVNGVSLTVVNSKRDTFSVAIIPYTYEHTNFKAFKIGSIVNLEFDVIGKYVSRLNALNS; via the coding sequence ATGTTTACAGGAATTATTGAAAGCTTGGGTCACGTTACAAATCTTAAAAAGGAAAAAGACAACTTACATATTACAGTTGAAAGTGCTTTTACAAGCGAATTAAAAATAGATCAAAGTGTTGCGCATAATGGTGTGTGTTTAACTGTTGTTAAAATTGAGGGTAATAATTACACAGTTACTGCTATTAAAGAAACCTTAGACAAAACAAATATTGGAAATCTAAAGCTTTCAGACACAGTTAATTTAGAACGTGCAATGAAACTTGGCGACAGGCTTGATGGACATATTGTACAAGGACATGTAGACCAAATTGCACAATGCATAAATGTTAAAGAAACCGAAGGAAGTTGGTTGTTTACTTTTAAATACGATTCCTCTCTTAGTAATATAACAATTGAAAAAGGCTCTGTAACTGTAAATGGAGTGAGTTTAACAGTTGTGAACTCTAAACGAGATACATTTAGTGTCGCTATAATTCCCTACACATACGAGCACACAAATTTTAAAGCTTTTAAAATTGGCTCTATAGTGAATTTAGAATTTGATGTTATTGGAAAATACGTTTCGAGACTAAACGCTTTAAATAGCTAG
- a CDS encoding FtsX-like permease family protein yields the protein MSFPLYIAKRYLRSKSSNNAINFITYIAIVGIILGSASLFVVLSGFAGLREFTLQYTTIIDPDLKAETTIGKSFILDPSTETKLSAITGIANYSKIVEERVIASFDGKRQPLFIKGVDANFTKLNVIDSILWKGSWLTDKTNQVVVGYGVSNSLNIGLLDYGKRITLFVPKPGKGQITSIEQAFNQVETTNVGVFTVNEKLDDSYIFAALEVAQELLSFKDNQITNIEFRLKEGVNEDEVKSQIQAILGDNITLKNTAQLNDALNKMLNTENLMVYLLLTLVSIILIFNVIGSIIMMILDKKRTLTTLYSIGATLKDIRRIFFIQGAAMTIIGSLLGLFIGYLVSVNQIYGPEFLKVYITNSLPYPLAIKFENMLLVFVTITVLGVIASKIASARITKDMVKMG from the coding sequence TTGAGCTTTCCACTTTACATCGCAAAACGCTATTTACGGTCTAAAAGCTCTAATAATGCAATTAATTTTATAACCTATATTGCCATTGTTGGTATTATTCTAGGTTCTGCTTCTTTATTTGTTGTACTCTCAGGTTTTGCTGGTCTTCGCGAATTTACGCTTCAGTATACAACCATAATAGATCCCGATTTAAAAGCCGAAACCACCATTGGTAAATCTTTTATTTTAGATCCAAGTACCGAAACAAAACTAAGCGCAATAACAGGTATTGCAAATTATTCTAAAATTGTAGAAGAACGCGTTATTGCTTCTTTCGATGGAAAAAGACAACCTTTATTTATTAAAGGTGTAGATGCTAATTTTACAAAATTAAATGTAATAGATTCTATTCTATGGAAAGGCAGTTGGTTAACCGATAAAACCAACCAAGTTGTAGTTGGATATGGCGTTTCTAATAGTTTAAATATTGGCCTTTTAGATTATGGAAAGCGCATCACTCTATTTGTGCCCAAACCAGGAAAAGGACAAATTACGTCTATAGAGCAGGCCTTTAATCAAGTTGAAACTACAAATGTTGGTGTATTTACTGTAAACGAAAAATTAGACGATAGTTATATTTTTGCAGCCTTAGAAGTAGCGCAAGAGCTACTAAGTTTTAAAGACAACCAGATTACAAATATTGAATTTAGATTAAAGGAAGGTGTAAACGAAGACGAAGTAAAATCTCAAATTCAAGCCATTTTAGGAGATAATATCACATTAAAAAATACAGCACAGCTAAACGATGCGTTAAACAAAATGCTAAACACCGAAAACCTTATGGTTTATCTGCTGCTCACATTAGTCTCAATTATCTTAATTTTTAATGTTATCGGTTCTATAATCATGATGATTTTAGACAAAAAAAGGACTTTAACTACACTTTATAGTATTGGAGCAACATTAAAAGATATTAGACGCATCTTTTTTATTCAAGGAGCAGCAATGACAATTATAGGCTCTCTTTTAGGTCTATTTATTGGTTATCTGGTTTCCGTTAACCAAATATATGGGCCAGAATTTCTAAAAGTTTACATCACCAATTCTTTACCTTATCCACTTGCTATTAAGTTCGAAAACATGCTTCTTGTTTTTGTAACAATTACTGTTTTGGGTGTAATAGCCTCGAAAATTGCTTCGGCAAGAATTACAAAAGATATGGTAAAAATGGGTTAG
- a CDS encoding DUF177 domain-containing protein codes for MKPLKEFTIPFVGLKEGKHHFDFNIDNKFFEYFEYEDFNSSNLKVDVEFVKKSTLLELHFEVSGTVNVNCDVTNEPYDQSLQNEFDLVVKFGDEYNDENIDILIISHGEYEISIQQYVYELIVLAMPTKRIHPGIEDGTLDSDILERLEELSPKEKDIKEDQEETDPRWNTLKKLLTDK; via the coding sequence ATGAAGCCATTGAAAGAGTTTACAATTCCATTTGTAGGTTTAAAAGAAGGAAAACATCATTTTGATTTTAATATTGATAATAAGTTCTTTGAATATTTTGAATATGAAGACTTTAATAGTAGTAATTTAAAAGTTGATGTTGAATTTGTAAAAAAATCAACACTTTTAGAACTACATTTTGAAGTTTCAGGAACAGTAAACGTTAATTGCGACGTTACTAACGAACCTTACGATCAATCGTTGCAAAATGAATTTGATTTAGTAGTTAAGTTTGGTGATGAGTATAATGATGAGAATATAGATATTTTAATCATTTCGCATGGAGAATACGAGATTAGTATACAACAATATGTATATGAACTTATAGTATTAGCTATGCCAACAAAAAGAATTCATCCTGGAATTGAAGATGGTACATTAGATTCAGACATACTTGAAAGATTAGAAGAATTAAGTCCTAAAGAAAAGGATATAAAAGAAGACCAAGAGGAAACAGATCCTCGTTGGAATACATTAAAGAAACTATTAACGGATAAATAA
- the mce gene encoding methylmalonyl-CoA epimerase — MNKIEHIGIAVKSLKDSNSLFAKLFGEPHYKTEEVRSEGVNTSFFQVGDNKIELLEATKEDSPIAKFIEKKGEGIHHIAFDVDDIVAEIERLKNEGFIVLNEIPKKGADNKLVAFLHPKSSNGVLIELCQEIKEEIKK, encoded by the coding sequence ATGAATAAAATAGAACACATTGGTATTGCTGTTAAAAGCTTGAAAGATTCAAATAGTTTGTTTGCCAAGTTATTTGGTGAGCCACATTATAAAACTGAAGAAGTAAGGTCTGAAGGTGTAAATACGTCTTTTTTTCAAGTAGGTGATAATAAAATTGAATTACTTGAAGCGACTAAGGAAGACAGCCCAATAGCCAAGTTTATAGAGAAGAAAGGTGAAGGCATCCACCACATAGCCTTCGATGTCGATGATATTGTAGCCGAAATTGAAAGACTTAAAAACGAAGGTTTTATTGTTTTAAACGAAATACCAAAAAAAGGAGCAGACAATAAATTAGTAGCTTTTTTACACCCAAAGTCCTCTAATGGAGTACTAATAGAACTGTGTCAAGAAATAAAGGAAGAAATAAAGAAATAA